In Sphingopyxis sp. CCNWLW2, a single window of DNA contains:
- a CDS encoding putative quinol monooxygenase, which produces MILITGHAILTPEHRERMIALGAEHSARSRSEPGCLAHNCHIDVENPDRLMFVEEWESVDAVRAHFALPASRGFVAEMRALSPAPPVIRIHAAEDITATLMG; this is translated from the coding sequence ATGATCCTCATCACCGGCCACGCCATCCTCACCCCCGAGCATCGCGAGCGCATGATCGCGCTCGGCGCCGAACATAGCGCGCGGTCGCGGTCCGAGCCGGGGTGTCTGGCGCATAATTGCCATATCGATGTCGAGAACCCCGACCGGCTGATGTTCGTCGAGGAGTGGGAGAGCGTCGACGCGGTCCGCGCCCATTTCGCGCTGCCCGCCTCGCGCGGCTTCGTCGCCGAGATGCGCGCGCTGTCGCCCGCGCCGCCGGTGATCCGCATCCATGCCGCGGAGGATATCACCGCGACGCTGATGGGGTAG